In one window of Gossypium arboreum isolate Shixiya-1 chromosome 4, ASM2569848v2, whole genome shotgun sequence DNA:
- the LOC108460003 gene encoding uncharacterized protein LOC108460003, translating to MESNSKRRGFFKGKLTPFYRAVKGVPTRQYSSKVKPNQGSSTSASISFRVHQDYMISQPKQISYIVPGDKNRENLSQIDNFFGVTGDESVDIKAATYISSVQERFKLETQNS from the coding sequence ATGGAGTCCAACAGCAAGCGTCGAGGGTTCTTCAAGGGGAAACTGACGCCATTCTACCGAGCAGTTAAAGGGGTACCGACTAGGCAGTACAGCAGCAAGGTGAAGCCAAACCAAGGTTCTTCGACATCAGCTTCGATCAGCTTTCGAGTTCACCAGGATTACATGATTTCCCAACCAAAACAGATCTCATACATTGTACCAGGTGACAAGAACCGAGAAAATTTGAGCCAAATCGACAACTTCTTCGGCGTTACTGGTGATGAAAGTGTTGATATTAAGGCTGCTACTTACATCTCTTCTGTTCAAGAACGTTTCAAGCTTGAAACACAAAATTCTTAA
- the LOC108459259 gene encoding uncharacterized protein LOC108459259, whose product MNLIIVLICEKLKIVIDNKFPLTIQAEARKRWEVSDEITRCYMLASMTSTLYKQLESYKTTKPITLVKDHVTTLMGYFAEAADNEENLDQNSQIEMVFKSLSKDFASFRAAYNLGNKNLMLKQLMK is encoded by the exons ATGAACTTGATAATTGTCTTGATCTGTGAGAAACTTAAAATAGTTATTGATAATAAGTTCCCACTGACCATTCAAGCTGAGGCTAGAAAACGCTGGGAAGTTTCTGATGAGATAACTCGTTGCTACATGCTGGCAAGCATGACCAGTACTCTGTATAAGCAACTGGAGAGCTATAAGACTACTAAA CCCATTACTTTGGTTAAAGACCATGTGACCACTCTTATGGGCTACTTTGCTGAAGCTGCGGACAATGAGGAAAATTTGGACCAGAACAGTCAAATTGAGATGGTGTTCAAAAGCTTGTCAAAGGATTTTGCTAGTTTTAGGGCTGCATATAATCTTGGAAACAAAAACCTGATGCTTAAACAACTTATGAAGTAG
- the LOC108460339 gene encoding uncharacterized protein LOC108460339 has protein sequence MKDWAAPFVAAALFAFISPGVILQIPGKNQPIGFMNMKTSVAAIFVHAVLYALFLILFLVVLHIHLYV, from the coding sequence atgaaagattgggCTGCTCCCTTCGTAGCTGCAGCACTGTTTGCATTTATATCACCAGGGGTAATCCTGCAAATCCCAGGGAAGAATCAACCCATCGGTTTTATGAACATGAAAACAAGTGTGGCTGCCATTTTTGTGCATGCTGTTCTCTATGCTTTGTTCCTCATCCTGTTCCTTGTTGTTCTTCATATCCACCTCTATGTCTAA
- the LOC108460337 gene encoding uncharacterized protein LOC108460337: MSDWGPVFIAVVLFILLTPGLLIQVPGRSRYVEFGNFQTSGVSILVHSIIYFGLICIFLIAIGVHMYVGS, translated from the coding sequence ATGTCGGATTGGGGGCCGGTTTTCATCGCGGTGGTACTTTTCATACTTCTAACACCAGGGCTGCTGATTCAGGTTCCAGGGAGATCCCGATATGTAGAGTTTGGAAACTTTCAGACTAGTGGAGTATCCATCCTGGTGCATTCCATTATTTATTTTGGACTCATCTGTATCTTCCTCATAGCTATTGGTGTGCATATGTATGTTGGCTCATAG